One Natator depressus isolate rNatDep1 chromosome 5, rNatDep2.hap1, whole genome shotgun sequence DNA segment encodes these proteins:
- the LOC141988002 gene encoding perilipin-3-like, producing the protein MEEPGGGLSIGEGLVVWKFATQYSFLGLAGTSHSTMSAKENEPQVEIQAEEQQTAADRVAGMPLVSSACEMASASYAAIKETHPAIKGVCEVAETGVRAITSAAITGAWPILAQLEPQLAAANECACRGLDRLEEQLPILQQPIEKVALDAQDLVRATMVGAKDAVCSTVTEAKDAVTSMVGVAQGALQESMEVTKSAVTSSMSTVMGSSMGQMAASGIDTALGKSEQLVDYYLPMTEEELAELATTPVEGPGEAPAEQRSYYVRLGSLSSTLRQRAYQHALGKMRQARQRTLEVLSQLQQIIDLINQAVDQKLHNGQDRLYQMWLQCCRGKLEGQEEPDSAKVEAQALATSQSLTQQLKTTCLTLLGSIQGLPSTIQDKAQQVSSSIEELQASFSSAGCFQDLSSSALARSREMVTKAQESLDELLQYMTQNIPLDWIVGPFTPTGDSPLCPNELVEEGKKVEA; encoded by the exons CCACTCAATATTCCTTTTTGGGTCTTGCAGGGACATCTCACTCCACCATGTCTGCTAAGGAAAATGAACCACAGGTGGAGATCCAGGCAGAGGAGCAACAG ACTGCAGCGGACAGGGTAGCTGGCATGCCCTTGGTCAGCTCTGCCTGTGAAATGGCCTCTGCCAGCTACGCTGCCATCAAAGAGACCCACCCAGCCATCAAAGGTGTCTGTGAGGTGGCAGAGACTGGGGTGAGGGCCATCACCTCTGCTGCCATCACCGGGGCATGGCCCATCCTGGCCCAATTGGAGCCACAGC TTGCAGCAGCCAATGAATGTGCCTGTCGGGGTCTGGACAGactggaggagcagctgcccatCCTGCAGCAGCCGATTGAGAAG GTGGCTTTGGATGCCCAAGACCTTGTGCGTGCCACAATGGTGGGTGCCAAGGATGCAGTGTGCAGCACGGTCACTGAGGCCAAGGATGCAGTGACCAGCATGGTGGGCGTGGCCCAAGGGGCTCTCCAGGAGAGCATGGAGGTGACAAAATCCGCCGTGACCAGCAGCATGAGCACAGTGATGGGCTCCAGCATGGGGCAGATGGCTGCCAGTGGCATAGACACAGCATTGGGGAAATCTGAGCAGCTGGTGGACTACTACCTCCCCATGACTGAGGAGGAGCTCG CTGAGCTTGCCACAACTCCCGTTGAGGGGCCTGGAGAGGCTCCTGCAGAGCAGCGGAGTTACTACGTGCGTCTGGGTTCCCTTTCGAGCACGCTGCGCCAGCGAGCCTACCAGCACGCCCTGGGCAAGATGAGACAAGCCAGGCAGCGCACCCTGGAGgtcctctcccagctccagcaaaTCATTGACCTG atcAACCAGGCTGTAGATCAGAAGCTTCACAATGGCCAGGACCGTCTGTACCAGATGTGGCTCCAGTGCTGCAGGGGGAAGTTGGAAGGGCAGGAGGAACCAGACTCCGCAAAG GTTGAAGCTCAGGCTCTAGCCACGTCCCAGAGCCTCACCCAGCAACTGAAAACCACCTGCCTTACTCTCCTGGGCAGCATCCAGGGCCTTCCCAGCACTATCCAGGACAAGGCCCAGCAGGTCTCGAGCAGTATAGAAGAGCTCCAGGCCTCCTTCTCCAGTGCCGGCTGTTTCCAGGATCTGTCCAGCAGTGCCCTTGCCCGTAGTCGGGAGATGGTGaccaaggcccaggagtccctggATGAGCTGCTGCAATACATGACGCAGAACATTCCCCTGGACTGGATCGTGGGACCCTTCACTCCCACTGGAGACTCCCCACTGTGTCCTAATGAgctggtggaggaaggaaagaaggtgGAGGCCTGA